From the genome of Brevundimonas sp. NIBR11:
ATGGCGGGGAGGTAGGCTCCGAGGCGCGGAGGGTCAAGTTTGGCCGGGCAACGGCCTCGGCCTCCGGTCCTGGTCGATGGCGACGTAGGTGAACACCCCCTCTGTCACCAACGTCACCGACTGCAGCGTGCGCGGACGCTTCCATGCCTCCACCCGAACGCGGATCGAGGTGCGGCCGGTCTTCAGGACCGTGGCATAGAGCGATACCTCGTCGCCGACCGAAACCGGCTGGTGAAAGACCATGGCGTCGACCGCGATCGTGGCGCAGCGGCCGTGCGCGATATCGAAGGCGGGGGTGGAGCCGGCGAGGTCCATCTGGGCCAGCAGCCAACCGCCGAAGATGTCGCCTTCGGGGTTGGTGTCGGCCGGCATGGCGATGACCCGCCCGACGAGCTGGCCGTCGGGCGTGGTCGGCTTGGCGTCGGTCACGAACTCAGTCCTGGGGCTTCAGGTGATCGTCCAGCCAGTGGAAGACCTCGTTGTGCCATTGCAGGCTGTTCTGGGGCTTGAGGACCCAGTGGTTTTCGTCCGGGAAGACGATCAGACGGCTCTCGATCCCGCGACGCTGAAGCGCCGTGAAGGTCGAAAGGCCTTGGGACGTCGGGATGCGGTAGTCGCGGTCGCCCTGAACCACCAGCATCGGGGTGCGCCAGTTCTCGACGTGATGCACCGGGTTGAAGCGCTCGTAGCCTTCCGGATTGTCGTAGACGGTGCCGCCGTATTCCCACTCGGTGAACCAGAGCTCCTCGGTGCCGTAGCCCATGCCGCGCACGTCGAAGACGCCGTCGTGGTTGACCAGGCATTTGAACTCATCGGACCAGTTTCCGGCGATCCAGTTGATCATGTAGCCGCCGTACGAGGCCCCAAGGGCGCAGG
Proteins encoded in this window:
- a CDS encoding acyl-CoA thioesterase, encoding MTDAKPTTPDGQLVGRVIAMPADTNPEGDIFGGWLLAQMDLAGSTPAFDIAHGRCATIAVDAMVFHQPVSVGDEVSLYATVLKTGRTSIRVRVEAWKRPRTLQSVTLVTEGVFTYVAIDQDRRPRPLPGQT